The following DNA comes from Meleagris gallopavo isolate NT-WF06-2002-E0010 breed Aviagen turkey brand Nicholas breeding stock chromosome 13, Turkey_5.1, whole genome shotgun sequence.
TGCAAGTCCTCATCCTCATCGGGGTCGCTGGTGCCATCCCCGGGGTCGTCAGGGCCAAAGCGGGCGCTGCGCATCTTGCCAAAGAGCGGGGtgctctgctgcctcctcaGCCTGCAAAAGAGAGCTGCTGGAAGAGGGCGGCCCTGATCCCCCCCGgctcatgagaccccaccttAGGGGCTGTGCCTGTTTCTCCATCTGCATTGTCCCCACGGAACGCCCCCAAAAAACCTTTCTGAGCACGGCGGGGGGATCGGCGCCAGTGCTTTTAGCTCTTCACTCGCTCCCACATTAAAATTCATCAGCAAAGATTGATGGGGAAAATTTGAAATGGAGGGCCCGGGATGGCAGGGATGCAGCTCTCCCATCGCTCCCCGCTCGTTCAGTGTGTTTTACTGGAATGCATGAATTATTTAGGGCAAGCGTGCAGGGAGGCTgcaggggcagggagggggAAGACGAAGCCTCCATTATTTCTCTATGATTTAATGAAGATGTCCcaataaaacaaaggaagatTATAAAAACAAACTCCCCGAGCGCCTCCCGGAGACGCTCCAGAGCAGAATCAATCTCTCTTGCGGCCATTTCATCTCTTTATTGCTAGAGAAGCAAAGGGAGGCCAGAGAAAAGTTTTGAGGAGCAATAAAACGGAGACCCACAGGCATTCCTGCCTCCCTGCAGGCTCAGGAAGCGCCACCCAGGGACAGGGACAGCGGTAGAAGAaccccagcagtgctgagctgctccatgGATATGCTGGGGGCACGCAGGCCCTGTGGACTGGGGGAGACAGGTGCAGGGAGCCCATAAGCCCACCCGTGGGTCCCCACCGCTCACTCACCGAGACTGCAGGTGCTCCAGCTGCACCTGGAAGCTCTCACTCTGCTCCGTCTGCTCGTCCAGCGACCGCTGCAGCTTCCGTGTCTGGTTGTGTGCCTCGtccagctgcaggaggtgaTGGAAACAGAGCGGTTGGCACCGAGCGGAGCCACTCTGCTCCCAAAGCACCCACCCGCAGGGATCCACCTCGTCCTCAGCCTGGGCCAGCTCCTTCTTCAGCTCCTCCACCCTCAGGCGTAGCTTCTTCACCTCACCCTCGTGCTGCTCCACGCGGCGGTTGGCATGGGCCAGCTCGGCTGTCTTCTCCTGGTACTGCTTCTTCAGCTTGGAGTGGACGTGCTTCAGGTCTGCCAGCTCCTGCAGGGACACGGGGCTGAGCATGGCTTCCTACAGCTCTTTCTGCTCCTGAGGATCTCTCCCACAGCCCCTGTAATGGAGGAGcctccacctccatgggctgcCACCCCCTACagagtatcacagaatcatgaaggttggaagagatctctcagatcaagtccaaccactgagccatcaccaccatgcccactaaaccatagaatcacgaggttggaagagatctcccAGATCATcaaagtccaaccatcaacccatcaccactgtCTCTAaacagaactgtagaatcattaaggtcggaagggacctctaagatcctcaagtccaaccccaacccatcctcACTAATTCTTGTCCCTAGGTGCCACCTTTCCACGTTTCTTGAACGCAAGGTGAGGGCAGAGTTTGGGATGGAGGAGTCCTGGAGGACACTGTTATAGCAACATGGGGCACGCAGGGATCCAAACCTCCCTGGAGGAGGTGGCACTGCGCTGAGATGGCCTGGGATGGGATCACCCCTCACACCTTGTTCTTCTCAAACAGCTCAGCCTGGATGGTTTTGAGGTCGGTGTCCAGGGCGCTGGCCGTCTGACGCCGTTTACGAGCCAGCACCTCTTCCAGATCCTCGATCTGCGCCCGCAGCTTCTTGTTCTCCCGCTCCAGGTTGAGCTTCTCCGTCTCCAGCCGCTCCCGTCGGCCCCACTCGGCTGCATTTTCCGCCTGCAGCCGCTCCATCTGGGCAGGGGATGCAGGGTAACAGcaggctcctcctgctcctctgcaccCTCCCTTTCCCTATGGGGATGCTCCCCACTGCCCGGCCTCACCTCCATGCGCAGCTCTGCCAGTTTCTTGTCCATGCTGGAGCGAGCACCCAGCTCGTCCTCCAGGTCCTCTGAGATGCGTCCCAGCTCGTCCTGGTGGATCTCCTTGAGGATGTTCAGCTGCAGGGGGATAGAGGAGAGCAGTGAGCTCCAACCTAGCACCACTGGAGCTGTCCCCATGGTCCCCCTCAGGCTGGAGGGACGCAGCCCTATGACCACGCCACATCCACCACCTCTACCAGTGCCTGGAGTCTCCATGCTTCCAGGTAAGGACAAGTTGTGGCTGATCAACGGCACTAACCCAGGAACATGTCACCCCCTGGAGGTTCCTGGACGCCTTGCTCACCTGCTTCATCACCTCCTGCTTGTTCTTGTTGAGCTCCTCATACTTGATCTTCCACTGGCTCAGCTCACCCTCCAGCTTCTCGATGCTCTTGCTGAGTGCCAGCTTGTCCCTGCGGAGAGGCAGCCCTGGTGAGAGCTGGCAGAGCCTCGTGGTGTCCCCTCCTGGGGTGACACAGCCACCAGCCAGGCCGGGTGGGACCTAACCGGTCTGCAACCCGAAGCACTCACTCCCTCTCTTTGAGCAACACTTTCTGAGACTCATCCAGCCTCAGCTTCAGGGCGGTGATTTTGGAGGCCTCCTCCTCGACGACGCTGACATCCTCCCAGAGCAGTCGGCTCCGCTCCTGGCGCGAGAAGGAGCTCCGGGTGCCCGCAGTGCTGCGCTGCTCCCAGCTGTCAGTGCCCTCCTGTTTGCCCTTCAGGATGTTCTCCAtcagctccagctcctgcagttGCAGCGTGGAGAGGAAGGGGTCACAAGGGGGAAGCACAGCTGCCCCCAGGGAGGGTGCTGTTGTGGTGGGTGATAACCAGCAGCATCCCCTGTTCAAGCCCCACAGTGTTCCCAGACATCCCTGATTCCATCCTCACTGCACACAAGACAAATAAGAttcccctggagccttctccaggctgaccagtcccagctctctcagcctttccctgTAGGAGTGGTGCTCCAGACCAAAGGCTACCATGAGGATTAGAAACTGAGAATGtgatgctgctcctgctggtaGCTGTCACCCACCGCAAGGTCACCCATACCTCCCATGGCTGACTTCTCCTATTGGCACAGcctcccagggaggtgggggtgTCACCGACTCCAtagccatggggatgtggcactgagggatgcaaGTCAGCGGGCACGGTGGAGTAGGtgggcttggggatctgagaggtctcTCTCAACCTTCACAATGTCTTTAAGTCCAGAAATTCCCAAACAGAGCTccatgtgctgcagctgctctgtccCATAGAGGGCAACACTCCCTCCTCGTCTTCCCAGCCAGCCCTTCCTGAGCAGCCTCATCCCCCCCACTGCCACTCCATTGTGTCTCCATCCTCCCAACAAGCACACAAAccccccagccccgctcccATCCCCCTCACCTTGGCTTTAGGAGGTGCCTCAGCCCCCACATCCCGCACAGGCTCACTCTCAAGGGCGGCCTcaccatctccatccccatcacCCTCAGCGCCGCCATCATGGCCACGGAGCCGTGCCAGCTGCCggcccagctgctgcctctcctgCAGCCCCTCCTGGCGCTCTCTCcgcagccctgccagctcctTGGTGAGCGCCTCCAGGCGATGCCGCAGCTGCCGCACCTCCTCGCGGGCCCGGTTGCGCTCAGCCCTCACTTTGCTCCATTTCTCCCTCCAGTTGGCCGTGCAGTCCGACCACCAGCGCATCGTCTTCTCCATCTGGGCCGCCCGCGCCCGCGCCTCCTCCTGCTCCCGCAGCCGCAGCTCCTCGCGGNNNNNNNNNNNNNNNNNNNNNNNNNNNNNNNNNNNNNNNNNNNNNNNNNNNNNNNNNNNNNNNNNNNNNNNNNNNNNNNNNNNNNNNNNNNNNNNNNNNNCTCACGGCTCCCACTCACCCCCAGCTTTCTGCTCTTCATCCTCACATAGCCTTGCTTGATGATGTCGTTAAAATTCGTAGCCATGGCGGAGCCCGGcccccccttcctcctccttcctcttcctccctccttcaCCTGCGCTCCCGTTTCACCGCCGCCTCCGCCCCGGCTTTGTCTCAGTGGCGTTCCCCATCGTCTCCCCACTGCCACAGGTTCTCTTCTTGGGAAAGAGAAACGACAGATAGACGGGAGACGGTGACATCTTCCTCcgtctctcctcctcctcctcctcctcctcccttccctccgCTGCTGCCTGAACCATCGCAGTGGAACAGTCCGGCGTTAACCCCTGcacttcctctccttcctcccgGGCAGCAGAGTAGCTGTGACCAACCACAGTACCATCGGTAGGGTTCAGAGTTATTACCCCAACCCCTCCGAGGGGGGCACGGGGCCAAAGCAGAGCCATTCACTGCCACACAGCCCCATTCACTGCCACACAGCCCCATTCACAATCTGTACTGATCAGCTCAGCTCCACCTttggtggcagtgctgtgccagccTTCATCTCTCCTCCTACTGCTTCACccaggcagggcagcagcccCGATGTCCCCGGTTCACAGCATCCATAGGGCTGTCATACTCATATCTGTCAAAAGGGACACATGATCCCATACCTGGCcccctgccccagccctgcaccccATACCCGAGCCCCATATTTGAGTCCCAGACCTAAGCCTCAGCCCTGAGCTTCATACCTGAGCCCCAGTCCTATGGGGCTATCCCCAAGCCCCATACCTGAGCCCCATACCCGAGTCCCAGCCCTCAGCCTCACCCCGAGCCCCAGCCATAGCCCTGAGCCCCATCCCCAAGCCCCCATCTCcagccacatccccacatccctgcaaCACCccgagctctgctctctgtcaGAGCCTCTCACATCACATCCCGGAGCCTCGGTGGTAAATAATGAGTGCAATtcaaaggaagatgaaaaaccAATAGCATTACTCAGAAGCCAAACACCGTTGGCAAAGGCAGATAAGGTGCCAGGTTGCACCCAGCTC
Coding sequences within:
- the CCDC102A gene encoding coiled-coil domain-containing protein 102A, yielding MEKTMRWWSDCTANWREKWSKVRAERNRAREEVRQLRHRLEALTKELAGLRRERQEGLQERQQLGRQLARLRGHDGGAEGDGDGDGEAALESEPVRDVGAEAPPKAKELELMENILKGKQEGTDSWEQRSTAGTRSSFSRQERSRLLWEDVSVVEEEASKITALKLRLDESQKVLLKEREDKLALSKSIEKLEGELSQWKIKYEELNKNKQEVMKQLNILKEIHQDELGRISEDLEDELGARSSMDKKLAELRMEMERLQAENAAEWGRRERLETEKLNLERENKKLRAQIEDLEEVLARKRRQTASALDTDLKTIQAELFEKNKELADLKHVHSKLKKQYQEKTAELAHANRRVEQHEGEVKKLRLRVEELKKELAQAEDELDEAHNQTRKLQRSLDEQTEQSESFQVQLEHLQSRLRRQQSTPLFGKMRSARFGPDDPGDGTSDPDEDEDLQIQVP